Proteins encoded together in one Bacteroides ovatus window:
- a CDS encoding polysaccharide deacetylase family protein, with protein MKTLSLFILTSFFYILGISTLSAANWKVYVAKYKQDKTCAITYTFDDGLAEHSTVAAPELEKRGFRGTFWVCGFYTEQGASSKLPRMTWDELKQMAKNGHEISNHSWSHQNAKRLTLEQVKSEIEKNDSAIFANIGVMPVTYCYPYNYKTDEIVALASKNRVGTRTKQISIGGKSSPQRFAKWLDDLMTKEEWGVGMTHGINYGYDAFKEPSLFWEHLDKVKSLEDKIWVGTFREVAAYIRERDDIRLNVSTHKRGLTITPEMTLDKKIYTEPLTMVLVGEAVEKVSVKQGKKQLSAHISGDKVLFDFNPYAGKIKVSFNNK; from the coding sequence ATGAAAACACTTTCTTTATTTATTCTGACTTCTTTTTTCTATATTTTGGGTATAAGTACCCTATCAGCTGCCAATTGGAAAGTTTACGTTGCCAAATATAAGCAGGACAAAACTTGTGCTATCACCTATACTTTTGATGATGGTTTGGCAGAACATTCCACAGTGGCTGCGCCGGAATTGGAAAAGCGTGGCTTTAGAGGAACCTTCTGGGTTTGCGGTTTTTATACGGAACAAGGGGCATCATCCAAGTTACCTCGAATGACTTGGGATGAACTAAAGCAAATGGCAAAGAACGGACATGAAATCTCCAATCATAGCTGGTCACATCAGAATGCGAAGCGTTTGACCTTGGAACAAGTGAAATCTGAAATAGAGAAGAATGATAGTGCGATTTTTGCCAATATAGGTGTGATGCCTGTCACTTATTGTTATCCATATAACTATAAGACAGATGAGATCGTTGCGCTGGCTTCTAAAAACAGAGTGGGAACACGTACCAAACAGATTTCGATTGGCGGAAAATCTAGCCCTCAACGATTTGCCAAATGGCTGGATGATTTAATGACGAAAGAGGAGTGGGGAGTAGGTATGACGCATGGAATCAATTACGGATATGATGCTTTTAAGGAACCTTCGTTGTTTTGGGAACACTTGGATAAAGTGAAAAGTCTGGAAGATAAGATTTGGGTAGGTACGTTTCGTGAAGTGGCTGCTTATATAAGGGAGAGGGATGATATTCGATTAAACGTTTCCACACATAAGAGGGGATTGACGATTACTCCTGAAATGACATTGGACAAGAAAATATATACAGAACCATTAACCATGGTGCTTGTGGGAGAAGCAGTAGAAAAGGTGTCTGTGAAACAAGGTAAAAAGCAGCTTTCCGCACATATTTCCGGAGATAAAGTTCTTTTCGATTTCAATCCG
- a CDS encoding two-component regulator propeller domain-containing protein: MMQRHLLIFTFLVSFVLNAYSAIELRSTQMRTSDGLPNNSIRYIYQDSKGFLWLATLNGLSRYDGNSFLTFRPEIGDEVSLADNRIYDLTEDKDGFLWISTTPELYSCYDLQRARFVDYTGCGELRQNYSTVFVAANGDVWLSHSGNGCRKMVHQKNGEMTSTVFRTERGNLPDNRVKFVNEDASGRIWIGTQCGLVSVSNGQYRIEDRLIHFTSSLSYKDDMYFLTADGDIYYYQEATQKMQKLASLATVAGATSPTGNFLLKDKWVILTTTGVYTYKFATGEMAADPRLNIKKGELIRDNRGDYWIYNHTGRLTYVLAETGESKDFQLIPQDKISYIDFERYHIVHDSRGIIWISTYGNGLFAYNTAEDKLEHFVANINDQSHISSDFLQYVMEDRAGGIWVASEYSGLSRISVLNEGTSRIYPESRDLFDRSNTIRMLTRMSNGDICVGTRKGGLYTFDSSLHSKMTNQYFHSNIYALTEDKQGRMWMGTRGNGLKVGDTWYYNNPSDLTALSDNNVFAIYRDRKDRMWIGTFGGGLELAEPTPDGKYKFRHFFQQTFGMRMVRVIEEDANGMVWVGTSEGICIFHPDSLIADADNYHLFSYTNGKFCSNEIKCIYRDTEGRMWIGTSGSGLNLCEPQDNYCSLKYEHYGTSEGLVNDVIQSILGDKKGNLWVATEYGISKFNPATHSFENYFFSSYTLGNVYSENSACMREDGKLLFGTNYGLIVIDPEKIQDNETFSPVVFTDLYVNGTQMNPQMEDSPLKQSLAYSDEITLKFFQNSFLIDFSTFDYSDSGHTKYMYWLENYDQGWSAPSPLNFASFKYLNPGTYILHVKSSNGSGVWNDSETTLKIVIVPPFWKTTWAMLGYVLLLIIALYFAFRIVRNFNGLRNRINVEKQLTEYKLVFFTNISHEFRTPLTLIQGALEKIQRVTDIPRELIYPLKTMDKSTQRMLRLINQLLEFRKMQNNKLALSLEETDVISFLYEIFLSFGDVAEQKNMNFRFLPSVPSYKMFIDKGNLDKVTYNLLSNAFKYTPSNGTIILSVNVDEGKQTLQIQVSDTGVGIPKEKQNELFKRFMQSNFSGDSIGVGLHLSHELVQVHKGTIEYKDNEGGGSVFTVCIPTDKTVYSEKDFLVPGNVLLKEADGHAHHLLQLSEELPDPEKMVAPLNKRKVLIIEDDNDIREFLREEIGAYFEVEVAADGTSGFEKARTYDADLIICDVLMPGMTGFEVTKKLKTDFDTSHIPIILLTALNSPEKHLEGIEAGADAYIAKPFSVKLLLARVFRLIEQRDKLREKFSSEPGIVRPAMCTTDRDKEFADRLAAILEQNLARPEFSIDEFAQLMKLGRTVFYRKLRGVTGYSPNEYLRVVRMKKAAELLLSEDNLTVAEVSYKVGISDPFYFSKCFKAQFGVAPSVYQRGVNSEGDSM, from the coding sequence ATGATGCAAAGACACCTTTTGATCTTTACCTTTCTTGTTAGTTTTGTGTTGAATGCTTATAGTGCAATTGAGCTTCGTTCTACACAAATGAGAACGAGTGACGGCCTTCCCAATAACTCTATTCGATATATTTATCAGGATAGTAAAGGTTTTTTGTGGCTGGCTACCTTGAACGGGTTAAGTCGTTATGATGGCAACTCTTTTCTCACTTTCCGTCCGGAAATCGGTGATGAGGTATCTTTGGCAGACAACCGTATTTACGATCTGACAGAAGATAAAGATGGTTTTTTGTGGATTTCTACTACACCTGAATTATATAGTTGCTATGATTTGCAACGTGCCCGTTTTGTGGACTATACCGGTTGTGGCGAGTTAAGGCAGAATTATTCAACGGTTTTTGTCGCTGCTAACGGAGATGTCTGGCTTTCCCATTCGGGAAATGGCTGCCGGAAGATGGTACATCAGAAAAATGGTGAGATGACATCTACCGTATTCAGGACCGAACGTGGAAATCTGCCGGATAACCGGGTGAAATTTGTGAATGAGGATGCCAGTGGCCGTATCTGGATCGGCACTCAATGCGGACTGGTTTCTGTCTCCAACGGACAATATCGGATAGAAGACCGATTAATCCACTTCACTTCTTCGCTGTCCTATAAGGACGATATGTATTTCCTTACAGCAGATGGAGATATCTATTATTATCAGGAGGCTACTCAAAAGATGCAAAAGTTGGCTTCTCTTGCCACTGTGGCAGGGGCGACATCGCCAACCGGAAATTTCCTGTTGAAAGATAAGTGGGTGATCCTGACTACTACCGGAGTATATACTTATAAGTTTGCTACCGGAGAGATGGCCGCAGATCCTCGTTTGAATATTAAAAAGGGAGAATTGATACGTGATAATCGTGGAGATTATTGGATATACAATCATACGGGACGGCTTACATACGTGCTTGCCGAAACCGGAGAGAGTAAGGATTTCCAGTTGATTCCCCAGGATAAGATAAGTTATATCGACTTTGAACGTTATCATATCGTCCATGATTCTCGGGGAATTATTTGGATTTCGACCTATGGAAATGGGCTTTTCGCTTATAATACCGCCGAAGATAAACTGGAGCATTTTGTGGCGAACATTAATGACCAGAGTCATATCAGTTCGGATTTCCTGCAATATGTGATGGAAGATCGTGCCGGTGGCATCTGGGTAGCTTCGGAATATTCAGGCTTGTCCCGTATTTCCGTATTGAATGAAGGAACTTCCCGTATCTATCCCGAATCCCGTGATTTGTTCGACCGGTCGAACACCATCCGTATGCTTACCAGAATGTCTAATGGGGATATCTGTGTAGGTACGCGTAAGGGGGGATTATACACCTTTGATTCGAGCCTTCATTCGAAAATGACCAATCAATATTTCCATTCTAATATCTATGCTCTCACCGAAGACAAACAGGGACGAATGTGGATGGGAACTCGTGGAAATGGTCTCAAAGTGGGGGACACCTGGTATTATAATAATCCTTCTGATTTGACAGCCTTATCCGATAATAACGTTTTTGCCATTTATCGCGACCGTAAAGACCGCATGTGGATAGGAACATTTGGCGGTGGGCTGGAACTGGCTGAACCTACTCCCGACGGTAAATATAAATTCCGTCATTTCTTCCAGCAAACATTCGGGATGAGAATGGTGCGTGTGATAGAAGAAGACGCAAATGGGATGGTGTGGGTAGGAACCAGTGAGGGTATTTGTATTTTTCATCCGGATTCATTGATTGCAGATGCTGATAATTATCATCTTTTCAGTTATACAAACGGAAAGTTTTGCAGTAATGAAATCAAGTGTATCTATCGGGATACGGAAGGGCGGATGTGGATTGGTACGTCCGGTTCGGGACTGAATCTTTGTGAGCCGCAGGATAACTATTGCTCTTTGAAATATGAACATTACGGAACTTCCGAAGGATTGGTTAACGATGTAATCCAGTCTATTCTGGGAGATAAAAAGGGGAATCTCTGGGTTGCCACCGAATATGGTATTTCCAAATTTAATCCGGCTACCCATTCTTTTGAAAACTATTTCTTTTCTTCCTATACATTGGGAAATGTGTATAGTGAGAATAGTGCCTGTATGCGCGAAGATGGAAAACTGCTTTTTGGCACAAACTACGGATTAATAGTGATCGATCCTGAAAAGATACAGGATAACGAAACTTTCTCCCCGGTTGTTTTCACGGATTTATATGTCAATGGAACCCAGATGAATCCGCAGATGGAGGACTCTCCGTTAAAGCAATCGTTGGCTTATTCGGACGAAATAACCCTAAAGTTTTTTCAGAACTCATTCTTGATAGATTTCTCTACTTTTGATTATTCGGATAGCGGCCATACCAAATATATGTATTGGCTGGAAAATTACGATCAGGGATGGAGTGCTCCTTCTCCTCTGAATTTTGCTTCGTTTAAGTATCTTAATCCGGGAACTTATATACTTCACGTCAAGTCGAGCAATGGATCAGGTGTTTGGAATGATAGCGAGACTACACTGAAAATTGTAATTGTCCCTCCATTCTGGAAAACGACTTGGGCAATGCTGGGTTATGTGCTGTTATTAATCATAGCCTTGTACTTTGCTTTCCGTATCGTTCGTAACTTTAACGGCTTGCGTAACCGCATCAATGTAGAAAAGCAGTTGACAGAATATAAACTGGTGTTTTTTACCAATATCTCTCATGAATTCCGTACTCCGCTTACCTTGATTCAGGGAGCATTGGAGAAGATTCAACGTGTGACTGATATCCCGCGTGAATTGATATATCCGCTGAAAACAATGGATAAGAGCACGCAGCGTATGTTGAGGCTTATCAATCAGTTGCTGGAATTTAGAAAGATGCAGAATAATAAGCTGGCACTCTCTTTAGAGGAAACGGATGTCATCTCTTTCCTTTATGAAATATTCTTGAGTTTCGGCGACGTGGCGGAACAGAAGAATATGAACTTCCGTTTCTTGCCTTCGGTGCCATCTTATAAGATGTTTATTGATAAAGGAAATTTGGATAAGGTGACTTATAACCTGCTTTCAAATGCATTTAAATATACTCCTTCCAACGGAACGATTATTCTTTCGGTGAATGTGGACGAAGGGAAACAAACATTGCAAATTCAGGTTTCGGATACAGGAGTGGGGATTCCTAAAGAGAAACAGAACGAATTGTTCAAGCGGTTTATGCAGAGTAATTTCTCCGGTGACAGTATTGGGGTCGGTCTGCATTTGAGCCACGAACTGGTGCAGGTACATAAAGGCACGATTGAATATAAAGACAATGAAGGTGGCGGTTCTGTATTTACCGTATGTATTCCGACAGATAAGACGGTGTATTCGGAGAAAGACTTCCTTGTTCCGGGCAACGTATTGCTGAAAGAGGCGGATGGTCACGCACATCATTTGTTACAGCTTTCGGAAGAGCTTCCTGACCCGGAAAAGATGGTTGCTCCTTTGAATAAACGGAAAGTGCTGATTATTGAAGATGATAATGATATCCGTGAGTTTCTACGGGAAGAAATCGGCGCATACTTTGAAGTGGAAGTGGCTGCCGACGGCACGTCCGGATTTGAAAAGGCCCGTACGTATGATGCCGACCTGATTATCTGTGATGTTCTGATGCCGGGTATGACCGGATTTGAAGTAACCAAGAAACTAAAAACAGATTTTGATACGAGTCATATTCCCATTATCCTTCTGACTGCGTTGAACTCACCGGAAAAGCATCTGGAAGGAATTGAGGCAGGTGCGGATGCATACATCGCCAAACCATTCAGCGTTAAACTGCTGTTGGCACGTGTATTCCGTTTGATCGAGCAGCGCGATAAATTGCGTGAGAAGTTCTCCAGTGAACCGGGTATTGTGCGTCCGGCTATGTGTACTACCGACCGGGATAAAGAATTTGCAGACCGTTTGGCTGCCATTCTCGAACAGAATCTTGCCCGCCCGGAATTTTCTATTGACGAGTTTGCGCAGCTTATGAAGTTGGGACGAACTGTTTTTTATCGGAAATTACGCGGCGTAACAGGATATTCGCCTAATGAATATTTGCGTGTGGTGCGCATGAAGAAAGCGGCGGAGTTATTGCTGTCAGAAGATAATCTGACGGTTGCGGAAGTCTCTTACAAGGTAGGCATCAGTGATCCTTTCTATTTCAGTAAATGCTTTAAAGCACAGTTTGGGGTAGCACCATCGGTTTATCAGCGTGGTGTGAATAGTGAAGGAGATTCCATGTAG